From Oncorhynchus clarkii lewisi isolate Uvic-CL-2024 chromosome 26, UVic_Ocla_1.0, whole genome shotgun sequence, the proteins below share one genomic window:
- the LOC139384941 gene encoding rho family-interacting cell polarization regulator 1-like isoform X2: MFTGSTKNPTPKIPQPERLDEVYSALRRGLQSFLQVHQLELDSLGQQIRESKRNGRLGSLYELDKQVKAIERFMRRLEFHLSKVEELYDAYCMQRRLRDGASKMVAAFNSATGSKEARESLNEANRGYREYTEHMCSLESELENQMGEFHIKMKGLVGYARLCAGDQYEVLMRYGRQRWRMKGRVEVSSKQVWDSEDNVFLPLITELLSIKVTELKSLANHVVVGSVSCETLDLFCPLPQTVAVDINDLGTVKLNLEVNWSPFDKDDQTSSSSTVSKRFLSNQSPPDTPSMREQVFYSISPRSRARLGQRWSTLEVFRDTLADRLSPPSRVHSQLSLLRRPGELENGTVWSNSSESSDDSSSPAMGHTHRMMATHSLQTTPTIQISFNPRQSSVSTPSLSSNHEEGEPGTTKGFGETDSVKCTLLNGHLKCSRSLSHISERAIDCASTNRLSDQSVESSETPESLPRLDLEGSYVASHCSNQDMHEALDLPESGGPESCVSTPVDQGDAPPASTLQVEKPRAGVEPLPTDRVLGEGLREEKSSTEHNHRLQSTQPQELTLPEETVTGRSHSRSSSFTQEVETALESFDFLNCSDLDDDEEEEKEQEEDEQERDEKEKEDKTRDSADRSAFSSLMYQALTELILPSSVWKAECDECEDDVIEIIVEAPEGFRNEDCPPVDADCSSEEESSEQLQASSETRDEQEEEKEKVEDKKEEEQITEKDIPARQEHGDEASCDEEPRSIPSIMATTVL, encoded by the exons ATGTTTACAGGTTCTACCAAGAACCCAACCCCTAAAATACCTCAGCCTGAGCGGCTGGACGAGGTGTACTCTGCACTGAGGAGAGGCCTaca GTCATTCCTGCAGGTCCACCAGCTGGAGCTGGACAGCCTGGGGCAGCAgatcagagagagcaagagaaatgGCCGTCTG GGGTCTCTGTATGAGTTGGATAAG CAAGTGAAGGCCATAGAGAGATTTATGCGTCGCTTAGAGTTCCACCTCAGCAAG GTAGAGGAGCTGTACGATGCTTACTGTATGCAGCGGCGGCTGAGGGATGGGGCCAGCAAGATGGTGGCAGCCTTTAACTCTGCCACAGGGAGCAAGGAGGCACGGGAGAGCCTGAATGAGGCCAACAGGGGCTACAGGGAGTACACTGAG CACATGTGTTCCCTGGAGAGTGAACTGGAGAACCAGATGGGAGAGTTTCATATCAAGATGAAAG GTCTGGTTGGCTATGCACGGTTGTGTGCAGGAGACCAATATGAG GTCCTGATGCGTTACGGCCGTCAGCGCTGGCGGATGAAAGGTCGTGTGGAGGTCAGCAGTAAACAAGTGTGGGACAGTGAGGACAATGTCTTCCTGCCTCTCATCACAGAGCTCCTGTCAATCAAG GTGACTGAGCTGAAGAGCTTGGCCAATCACGTGGTGGTTGGCAGTGTGTCTTGTGAGACACTTGACCTGTTCTGTCCGCTGCCTCAGACGGTTGCCGTGGATATCAACGACTTGGGGACAGTAAAACTGAACCTAGAGGTCAACTGGAG tccgtTTGATAAAGATGACCAGACCTCATCCTCCAGTACGGTTTCCAAGCGCTTTTTGTCCAATCAGAGCCCTCCAGACACCCCTTCCATGCGCGAGCAGGTGTTTTAT AGCATTTCTCCTCGGAGCAGGGCCAGACTGGGCCAACGCTGGTCAACGTTGGAGGTGTTCCGTGACACCTTGGCAGACAGGCTCTCTCCACCCAGCCGCGTCCACTCACAGTTG TCTCTATTGAGGAGACCAGGGGAGCTGGAGAATGGTACAGTCTGGTCAAACTCCTCTGAATCATCAGACGACTCTTCCAGCCCAGccatgggacacacacacaggatgatgGCCACTCACAGCCTGCAGACCACACCCACTATCCAGATCTCCTTCAACCCCCGCCAATCAAGCGTCTCtaccccatccctctcttccaATCATGAGGAAGGGGAGCCAGGCACCACCAAGGGATTTGGCGAAACAGACTCTGTGAAGTGTACACTGCTGAATGGCCATTTGAAGTGTTCTCGATCTCTCAGCCATATCAGTGAGAGAGCCATAGACTGTGCTTCGACTAACAGGTTGTCTGACCAATCAGTTGAATCCTCTGAAACGCCAGAATCCCTACCCCGCTTAGACCTTGAAGGCTCCTATGTGGCTTCTCACTGCTCTAACCAGGACATGCATGAAGCCTTGGACTTGCCTGAATCTGGGGGCCCAGAGTCATGCGTTTCAACCCCAGTGGATCAGGGTGATGCTCCTCCGGCCTCAACACTGCAGGTTGAGAAGCCTAGGGCTGGAGTAGAGCCTCTTCCCACAGACCGTGTACTgggagagggactgagggaggaAAAGTCCTCCACGGAACACAATCACAGACTCCAATCTACCCAGCCACAAGAGCTAACGCTACCAGAAGAGACAGTGACT GGTCGATCTCACAGTAGGTCCTCCAGCTTCACTCAGGAAGTTGAGACTGCCCTGGAGAGCTTTGATTTTCTCAACTGCTCTGAccttgatgatgatgaagaagaggagaaagaacaagaagaagatgaacaggagagggatgagaaggagaaggaagacaagacaaggGACTCTGCTGATAGGTCAGCATTCTCTTCTCTTATGTATCAGGCTCTAACTGAACTCATCCTGCCATCTAGTGTTTGGAAAGCGGAATG TGATGAGTGTGAGGACGATGTTATAGAAATCATTGTCGAGGCCCCTGAAGGCTTCCGGAATGAGGACTGTCCTCCTGTAGATGCAGACTGCAGCTCTGAG GAGGAGAGTAGCGAGCAGCTGCAGGCCTCCAGTGAGACAAGGGATGAGCAGGAGGAAGAAAAGGAGAAAGTGGAAGacaagaaggaggaggagcagattACAGagaaggacatccctgccaggcAGGAGCATG GTGATGAGGCATCCTGTGATGAGGAACCCCGCTCCATCCCCAGCATAATGGCCACCACTGTCCTTTAA
- the LOC139384941 gene encoding rho family-interacting cell polarization regulator 1-like isoform X6, whose amino-acid sequence MFTGSTKNPTPKIPQPERLDEVYSALRRGLQSFLQVHQLELDSLGQQIRESKRNGRLGSLYELDKQVKAIERFMRRLEFHLSKVEELYDAYCMQRRLRDGASKMVAAFNSATGSKEARESLNEANRGYREYTEHMCSLESELENQMGEFHIKMKGLVGYARLCAGDQYEVLMRYGRQRWRMKGRVEVSSKQVWDSEDNVFLPLITELLSIKVTELKSLANHVVVGSVSCETLDLFCPLPQTVAVDINDLGTVKLNLEVNWSPFDKDDQTSSSSTVSKRFLSNQSPPDTPSMREQVFYSLLRRPGELENGTVWSNSSESSDDSSSPAMGHTHRMMATHSLQTTPTIQISFNPRQSSVSTPSLSSNHEEGEPGTTKGFGETDSVKCTLLNGHLKCSRSLSHISERAIDCASTNRLSDQSVESSETPESLPRLDLEGSYVASHCSNQDMHEALDLPESGGPESCVSTPVDQGDAPPASTLQVEKPRAGVEPLPTDRVLGEGLREEKSSTEHNHRLQSTQPQELTLPEETVTGRSHSRSSSFTQEVETALESFDFLNCSDLDDDEEEEKEQEEDEQERDEKEKEDKTRDSADRSAFSSLMYQALTELILPSSVWKAECDECEDDVIEIIVEAPEGFRNEDCPPVDADCSSEEESSEQLQASSETRDEQEEEKEKVEDKKEEEQITEKDIPARQEHGDEASCDEEPRSIPSIMATTVL is encoded by the exons ATGTTTACAGGTTCTACCAAGAACCCAACCCCTAAAATACCTCAGCCTGAGCGGCTGGACGAGGTGTACTCTGCACTGAGGAGAGGCCTaca GTCATTCCTGCAGGTCCACCAGCTGGAGCTGGACAGCCTGGGGCAGCAgatcagagagagcaagagaaatgGCCGTCTG GGGTCTCTGTATGAGTTGGATAAG CAAGTGAAGGCCATAGAGAGATTTATGCGTCGCTTAGAGTTCCACCTCAGCAAG GTAGAGGAGCTGTACGATGCTTACTGTATGCAGCGGCGGCTGAGGGATGGGGCCAGCAAGATGGTGGCAGCCTTTAACTCTGCCACAGGGAGCAAGGAGGCACGGGAGAGCCTGAATGAGGCCAACAGGGGCTACAGGGAGTACACTGAG CACATGTGTTCCCTGGAGAGTGAACTGGAGAACCAGATGGGAGAGTTTCATATCAAGATGAAAG GTCTGGTTGGCTATGCACGGTTGTGTGCAGGAGACCAATATGAG GTCCTGATGCGTTACGGCCGTCAGCGCTGGCGGATGAAAGGTCGTGTGGAGGTCAGCAGTAAACAAGTGTGGGACAGTGAGGACAATGTCTTCCTGCCTCTCATCACAGAGCTCCTGTCAATCAAG GTGACTGAGCTGAAGAGCTTGGCCAATCACGTGGTGGTTGGCAGTGTGTCTTGTGAGACACTTGACCTGTTCTGTCCGCTGCCTCAGACGGTTGCCGTGGATATCAACGACTTGGGGACAGTAAAACTGAACCTAGAGGTCAACTGGAG tccgtTTGATAAAGATGACCAGACCTCATCCTCCAGTACGGTTTCCAAGCGCTTTTTGTCCAATCAGAGCCCTCCAGACACCCCTTCCATGCGCGAGCAGGTGTTTTAT TCTCTATTGAGGAGACCAGGGGAGCTGGAGAATGGTACAGTCTGGTCAAACTCCTCTGAATCATCAGACGACTCTTCCAGCCCAGccatgggacacacacacaggatgatgGCCACTCACAGCCTGCAGACCACACCCACTATCCAGATCTCCTTCAACCCCCGCCAATCAAGCGTCTCtaccccatccctctcttccaATCATGAGGAAGGGGAGCCAGGCACCACCAAGGGATTTGGCGAAACAGACTCTGTGAAGTGTACACTGCTGAATGGCCATTTGAAGTGTTCTCGATCTCTCAGCCATATCAGTGAGAGAGCCATAGACTGTGCTTCGACTAACAGGTTGTCTGACCAATCAGTTGAATCCTCTGAAACGCCAGAATCCCTACCCCGCTTAGACCTTGAAGGCTCCTATGTGGCTTCTCACTGCTCTAACCAGGACATGCATGAAGCCTTGGACTTGCCTGAATCTGGGGGCCCAGAGTCATGCGTTTCAACCCCAGTGGATCAGGGTGATGCTCCTCCGGCCTCAACACTGCAGGTTGAGAAGCCTAGGGCTGGAGTAGAGCCTCTTCCCACAGACCGTGTACTgggagagggactgagggaggaAAAGTCCTCCACGGAACACAATCACAGACTCCAATCTACCCAGCCACAAGAGCTAACGCTACCAGAAGAGACAGTGACT GGTCGATCTCACAGTAGGTCCTCCAGCTTCACTCAGGAAGTTGAGACTGCCCTGGAGAGCTTTGATTTTCTCAACTGCTCTGAccttgatgatgatgaagaagaggagaaagaacaagaagaagatgaacaggagagggatgagaaggagaaggaagacaagacaaggGACTCTGCTGATAGGTCAGCATTCTCTTCTCTTATGTATCAGGCTCTAACTGAACTCATCCTGCCATCTAGTGTTTGGAAAGCGGAATG TGATGAGTGTGAGGACGATGTTATAGAAATCATTGTCGAGGCCCCTGAAGGCTTCCGGAATGAGGACTGTCCTCCTGTAGATGCAGACTGCAGCTCTGAG GAGGAGAGTAGCGAGCAGCTGCAGGCCTCCAGTGAGACAAGGGATGAGCAGGAGGAAGAAAAGGAGAAAGTGGAAGacaagaaggaggaggagcagattACAGagaaggacatccctgccaggcAGGAGCATG GTGATGAGGCATCCTGTGATGAGGAACCCCGCTCCATCCCCAGCATAATGGCCACCACTGTCCTTTAA
- the LOC139384941 gene encoding rho family-interacting cell polarization regulator 1-like isoform X3 — translation MFTGSTKNPTPKIPQPERLDEVYSALRRGLQSFLQVHQLELDSLGQQIRESKRNGRLGSLYELDKQVKAIERFMRRLEFHLSKVEELYDAYCMQRRLRDGASKMVAAFNSATGSKEARESLNEANRGYREYTEHMCSLESELENQMGEFHIKMKGLVGYARLCAGDQYEVLMRYGRQRWRMKGRVEVSSKQVWDSEDNVFLPLITELLSIKVTELKSLANHVVVGSVSCETLDLFCPLPQTVAVDINDLGTVKLNLEVNWSPFDKDDQTSSSSTVSKRFLSNQSPPDTPSMREQVFYSISPRSRARLGQRWSTLEVFRDTLADRLSPPSRVHSQLSLLRRPGELENGTVWSNSSESSDDSSSPAMGHTHRMMATHSLQTTPTIQISFNPRQSSVSTPSLSSNHEEGEPGTTKGFGETDSVKCTLLNGHLKCSRSLSHISERAIDCASTNRLSDQSVESSETPESLPRLDLEGSYVASHCSNQDMHEALDLPESGGPESCVSTPVDQGDAPPASTLQVEKPRAGVEPLPTDRVLGEGLREEKSSTEHNHRLQSTQPQELTLPEETVTGRSHSRSSSFTQEVETALESFDFLNCSDLDDDEEEEKEQEEDEQERDEKEKEDKTRDSADSSDECEDDVIEIIVEAPEGFRNEDCPPVDADCSSEEESSEQLQASSETRDEQEEEKEKVEDKKEEEQITEKDIPARQEHGDEASCDEEPRSIPSIMATTVL, via the exons ATGTTTACAGGTTCTACCAAGAACCCAACCCCTAAAATACCTCAGCCTGAGCGGCTGGACGAGGTGTACTCTGCACTGAGGAGAGGCCTaca GTCATTCCTGCAGGTCCACCAGCTGGAGCTGGACAGCCTGGGGCAGCAgatcagagagagcaagagaaatgGCCGTCTG GGGTCTCTGTATGAGTTGGATAAG CAAGTGAAGGCCATAGAGAGATTTATGCGTCGCTTAGAGTTCCACCTCAGCAAG GTAGAGGAGCTGTACGATGCTTACTGTATGCAGCGGCGGCTGAGGGATGGGGCCAGCAAGATGGTGGCAGCCTTTAACTCTGCCACAGGGAGCAAGGAGGCACGGGAGAGCCTGAATGAGGCCAACAGGGGCTACAGGGAGTACACTGAG CACATGTGTTCCCTGGAGAGTGAACTGGAGAACCAGATGGGAGAGTTTCATATCAAGATGAAAG GTCTGGTTGGCTATGCACGGTTGTGTGCAGGAGACCAATATGAG GTCCTGATGCGTTACGGCCGTCAGCGCTGGCGGATGAAAGGTCGTGTGGAGGTCAGCAGTAAACAAGTGTGGGACAGTGAGGACAATGTCTTCCTGCCTCTCATCACAGAGCTCCTGTCAATCAAG GTGACTGAGCTGAAGAGCTTGGCCAATCACGTGGTGGTTGGCAGTGTGTCTTGTGAGACACTTGACCTGTTCTGTCCGCTGCCTCAGACGGTTGCCGTGGATATCAACGACTTGGGGACAGTAAAACTGAACCTAGAGGTCAACTGGAG tccgtTTGATAAAGATGACCAGACCTCATCCTCCAGTACGGTTTCCAAGCGCTTTTTGTCCAATCAGAGCCCTCCAGACACCCCTTCCATGCGCGAGCAGGTGTTTTAT AGCATTTCTCCTCGGAGCAGGGCCAGACTGGGCCAACGCTGGTCAACGTTGGAGGTGTTCCGTGACACCTTGGCAGACAGGCTCTCTCCACCCAGCCGCGTCCACTCACAGTTG TCTCTATTGAGGAGACCAGGGGAGCTGGAGAATGGTACAGTCTGGTCAAACTCCTCTGAATCATCAGACGACTCTTCCAGCCCAGccatgggacacacacacaggatgatgGCCACTCACAGCCTGCAGACCACACCCACTATCCAGATCTCCTTCAACCCCCGCCAATCAAGCGTCTCtaccccatccctctcttccaATCATGAGGAAGGGGAGCCAGGCACCACCAAGGGATTTGGCGAAACAGACTCTGTGAAGTGTACACTGCTGAATGGCCATTTGAAGTGTTCTCGATCTCTCAGCCATATCAGTGAGAGAGCCATAGACTGTGCTTCGACTAACAGGTTGTCTGACCAATCAGTTGAATCCTCTGAAACGCCAGAATCCCTACCCCGCTTAGACCTTGAAGGCTCCTATGTGGCTTCTCACTGCTCTAACCAGGACATGCATGAAGCCTTGGACTTGCCTGAATCTGGGGGCCCAGAGTCATGCGTTTCAACCCCAGTGGATCAGGGTGATGCTCCTCCGGCCTCAACACTGCAGGTTGAGAAGCCTAGGGCTGGAGTAGAGCCTCTTCCCACAGACCGTGTACTgggagagggactgagggaggaAAAGTCCTCCACGGAACACAATCACAGACTCCAATCTACCCAGCCACAAGAGCTAACGCTACCAGAAGAGACAGTGACT GGTCGATCTCACAGTAGGTCCTCCAGCTTCACTCAGGAAGTTGAGACTGCCCTGGAGAGCTTTGATTTTCTCAACTGCTCTGAccttgatgatgatgaagaagaggagaaagaacaagaagaagatgaacaggagagggatgagaaggagaaggaagacaagacaaggGACTCTGCTGATAG TAGTGATGAGTGTGAGGACGATGTTATAGAAATCATTGTCGAGGCCCCTGAAGGCTTCCGGAATGAGGACTGTCCTCCTGTAGATGCAGACTGCAGCTCTGAG GAGGAGAGTAGCGAGCAGCTGCAGGCCTCCAGTGAGACAAGGGATGAGCAGGAGGAAGAAAAGGAGAAAGTGGAAGacaagaaggaggaggagcagattACAGagaaggacatccctgccaggcAGGAGCATG GTGATGAGGCATCCTGTGATGAGGAACCCCGCTCCATCCCCAGCATAATGGCCACCACTGTCCTTTAA
- the LOC139384941 gene encoding rho family-interacting cell polarization regulator 1-like isoform X8 produces the protein MFTGSTKNPTPKIPQPERLDEVYSALRRGLQSFLQVHQLELDSLGQQIRESKRNGRLGSLYELDKQVKAIERFMRRLEFHLSKVEELYDAYCMQRRLRDGASKMVAAFNSATGSKEARESLNEANRGYREYTEHMCSLESELENQMGEFHIKMKGLVGYARLCAGDQYEVLMRYGRQRWRMKGRVEVSSKQVWDSEDNVFLPLITELLSIKVTELKSLANHVVVGSVSCETLDLFCPLPQTVAVDINDLGTVKLNLEVNWSPFDKDDQTSSSSTVSKRFLSNQSPPDTPSMREQVFYSLLRRPGELENGTVWSNSSESSDDSSSPAMGHTHRMMATHSLQTTPTIQISFNPRQSSVSTPSLSSNHEEGEPGTTKGFGETDSVKCTLLNGHLKCSRSLSHISERAIDCASTNRLSDQSVESSETPESLPRLDLEGSYVASHCSNQDMHEALDLPESGGPESCVSTPVDQGDAPPASTLQVEKPRAGVEPLPTDRVLGEGLREEKSSTEHNHRLQSTQPQELTLPEETVTGRSHSRSSSFTQEVETALESFDFLNCSDLDDDEEEEKEQEEDEQERDEKEKEDKTRDSADRSAFSSLMYQALTELILPSSVWKAECSDECEDDVIEIIVEAPEGFRNEDCPPVDADCSSEEESSEQLQASSETRDEQEEEKEKVEDKKEEEQITEKDIPAR, from the exons ATGTTTACAGGTTCTACCAAGAACCCAACCCCTAAAATACCTCAGCCTGAGCGGCTGGACGAGGTGTACTCTGCACTGAGGAGAGGCCTaca GTCATTCCTGCAGGTCCACCAGCTGGAGCTGGACAGCCTGGGGCAGCAgatcagagagagcaagagaaatgGCCGTCTG GGGTCTCTGTATGAGTTGGATAAG CAAGTGAAGGCCATAGAGAGATTTATGCGTCGCTTAGAGTTCCACCTCAGCAAG GTAGAGGAGCTGTACGATGCTTACTGTATGCAGCGGCGGCTGAGGGATGGGGCCAGCAAGATGGTGGCAGCCTTTAACTCTGCCACAGGGAGCAAGGAGGCACGGGAGAGCCTGAATGAGGCCAACAGGGGCTACAGGGAGTACACTGAG CACATGTGTTCCCTGGAGAGTGAACTGGAGAACCAGATGGGAGAGTTTCATATCAAGATGAAAG GTCTGGTTGGCTATGCACGGTTGTGTGCAGGAGACCAATATGAG GTCCTGATGCGTTACGGCCGTCAGCGCTGGCGGATGAAAGGTCGTGTGGAGGTCAGCAGTAAACAAGTGTGGGACAGTGAGGACAATGTCTTCCTGCCTCTCATCACAGAGCTCCTGTCAATCAAG GTGACTGAGCTGAAGAGCTTGGCCAATCACGTGGTGGTTGGCAGTGTGTCTTGTGAGACACTTGACCTGTTCTGTCCGCTGCCTCAGACGGTTGCCGTGGATATCAACGACTTGGGGACAGTAAAACTGAACCTAGAGGTCAACTGGAG tccgtTTGATAAAGATGACCAGACCTCATCCTCCAGTACGGTTTCCAAGCGCTTTTTGTCCAATCAGAGCCCTCCAGACACCCCTTCCATGCGCGAGCAGGTGTTTTAT TCTCTATTGAGGAGACCAGGGGAGCTGGAGAATGGTACAGTCTGGTCAAACTCCTCTGAATCATCAGACGACTCTTCCAGCCCAGccatgggacacacacacaggatgatgGCCACTCACAGCCTGCAGACCACACCCACTATCCAGATCTCCTTCAACCCCCGCCAATCAAGCGTCTCtaccccatccctctcttccaATCATGAGGAAGGGGAGCCAGGCACCACCAAGGGATTTGGCGAAACAGACTCTGTGAAGTGTACACTGCTGAATGGCCATTTGAAGTGTTCTCGATCTCTCAGCCATATCAGTGAGAGAGCCATAGACTGTGCTTCGACTAACAGGTTGTCTGACCAATCAGTTGAATCCTCTGAAACGCCAGAATCCCTACCCCGCTTAGACCTTGAAGGCTCCTATGTGGCTTCTCACTGCTCTAACCAGGACATGCATGAAGCCTTGGACTTGCCTGAATCTGGGGGCCCAGAGTCATGCGTTTCAACCCCAGTGGATCAGGGTGATGCTCCTCCGGCCTCAACACTGCAGGTTGAGAAGCCTAGGGCTGGAGTAGAGCCTCTTCCCACAGACCGTGTACTgggagagggactgagggaggaAAAGTCCTCCACGGAACACAATCACAGACTCCAATCTACCCAGCCACAAGAGCTAACGCTACCAGAAGAGACAGTGACT GGTCGATCTCACAGTAGGTCCTCCAGCTTCACTCAGGAAGTTGAGACTGCCCTGGAGAGCTTTGATTTTCTCAACTGCTCTGAccttgatgatgatgaagaagaggagaaagaacaagaagaagatgaacaggagagggatgagaaggagaaggaagacaagacaaggGACTCTGCTGATAGGTCAGCATTCTCTTCTCTTATGTATCAGGCTCTAACTGAACTCATCCTGCCATCTAGTGTTTGGAAAGCGGAATG TAGTGATGAGTGTGAGGACGATGTTATAGAAATCATTGTCGAGGCCCCTGAAGGCTTCCGGAATGAGGACTGTCCTCCTGTAGATGCAGACTGCAGCTCTGAG GAGGAGAGTAGCGAGCAGCTGCAGGCCTCCAGTGAGACAAGGGATGAGCAGGAGGAAGAAAAGGAGAAAGTGGAAGacaagaaggaggaggagcagattACAGagaaggacatccctgccag GTGA
- the LOC139384941 gene encoding rho family-interacting cell polarization regulator 1-like isoform X11: MFTGSTKNPTPKIPQPERLDEVYSALRRGLQSFLQVHQLELDSLGQQIRESKRNGRLGSLYELDKQVKAIERFMRRLEFHLSKVEELYDAYCMQRRLRDGASKMVAAFNSATGSKEARESLNEANRGYREYTEHMCSLESELENQMGEFHIKMKGLVGYARLCAGDQYEVLMRYGRQRWRMKGRVEVSSKQVWDSEDNVFLPLITELLSIKVTELKSLANHVVVGSVSCETLDLFCPLPQTVAVDINDLGTVKLNLEVNWSPFDKDDQTSSSSTVSKRFLSNQSPPDTPSMREQVFYSLLRRPGELENGTVWSNSSESSDDSSSPAMGHTHRMMATHSLQTTPTIQISFNPRQSSVSTPSLSSNHEEGEPGTTKGFGETDSVKCTLLNGHLKCSRSLSHISERAIDCASTNRLSDQSVESSETPESLPRLDLEGSYVASHCSNQDMHEALDLPESGGPESCVSTPVDQGDAPPASTLQVEKPRAGVEPLPTDRVLGEGLREEKSSTEHNHRLQSTQPQELTLPEETVTGRSHSRSSSFTQEVETALESFDFLNCSDLDDDEEEEKEQEEDEQERDEKEKEDKTRDSADSDECEDDVIEIIVEAPEGFRNEDCPPVDADCSSEEESSEQLQASSETRDEQEEEKEKVEDKKEEEQITEKDIPAR, encoded by the exons ATGTTTACAGGTTCTACCAAGAACCCAACCCCTAAAATACCTCAGCCTGAGCGGCTGGACGAGGTGTACTCTGCACTGAGGAGAGGCCTaca GTCATTCCTGCAGGTCCACCAGCTGGAGCTGGACAGCCTGGGGCAGCAgatcagagagagcaagagaaatgGCCGTCTG GGGTCTCTGTATGAGTTGGATAAG CAAGTGAAGGCCATAGAGAGATTTATGCGTCGCTTAGAGTTCCACCTCAGCAAG GTAGAGGAGCTGTACGATGCTTACTGTATGCAGCGGCGGCTGAGGGATGGGGCCAGCAAGATGGTGGCAGCCTTTAACTCTGCCACAGGGAGCAAGGAGGCACGGGAGAGCCTGAATGAGGCCAACAGGGGCTACAGGGAGTACACTGAG CACATGTGTTCCCTGGAGAGTGAACTGGAGAACCAGATGGGAGAGTTTCATATCAAGATGAAAG GTCTGGTTGGCTATGCACGGTTGTGTGCAGGAGACCAATATGAG GTCCTGATGCGTTACGGCCGTCAGCGCTGGCGGATGAAAGGTCGTGTGGAGGTCAGCAGTAAACAAGTGTGGGACAGTGAGGACAATGTCTTCCTGCCTCTCATCACAGAGCTCCTGTCAATCAAG GTGACTGAGCTGAAGAGCTTGGCCAATCACGTGGTGGTTGGCAGTGTGTCTTGTGAGACACTTGACCTGTTCTGTCCGCTGCCTCAGACGGTTGCCGTGGATATCAACGACTTGGGGACAGTAAAACTGAACCTAGAGGTCAACTGGAG tccgtTTGATAAAGATGACCAGACCTCATCCTCCAGTACGGTTTCCAAGCGCTTTTTGTCCAATCAGAGCCCTCCAGACACCCCTTCCATGCGCGAGCAGGTGTTTTAT TCTCTATTGAGGAGACCAGGGGAGCTGGAGAATGGTACAGTCTGGTCAAACTCCTCTGAATCATCAGACGACTCTTCCAGCCCAGccatgggacacacacacaggatgatgGCCACTCACAGCCTGCAGACCACACCCACTATCCAGATCTCCTTCAACCCCCGCCAATCAAGCGTCTCtaccccatccctctcttccaATCATGAGGAAGGGGAGCCAGGCACCACCAAGGGATTTGGCGAAACAGACTCTGTGAAGTGTACACTGCTGAATGGCCATTTGAAGTGTTCTCGATCTCTCAGCCATATCAGTGAGAGAGCCATAGACTGTGCTTCGACTAACAGGTTGTCTGACCAATCAGTTGAATCCTCTGAAACGCCAGAATCCCTACCCCGCTTAGACCTTGAAGGCTCCTATGTGGCTTCTCACTGCTCTAACCAGGACATGCATGAAGCCTTGGACTTGCCTGAATCTGGGGGCCCAGAGTCATGCGTTTCAACCCCAGTGGATCAGGGTGATGCTCCTCCGGCCTCAACACTGCAGGTTGAGAAGCCTAGGGCTGGAGTAGAGCCTCTTCCCACAGACCGTGTACTgggagagggactgagggaggaAAAGTCCTCCACGGAACACAATCACAGACTCCAATCTACCCAGCCACAAGAGCTAACGCTACCAGAAGAGACAGTGACT GGTCGATCTCACAGTAGGTCCTCCAGCTTCACTCAGGAAGTTGAGACTGCCCTGGAGAGCTTTGATTTTCTCAACTGCTCTGAccttgatgatgatgaagaagaggagaaagaacaagaagaagatgaacaggagagggatgagaaggagaaggaagacaagacaaggGACTCTGCTGATAG TGATGAGTGTGAGGACGATGTTATAGAAATCATTGTCGAGGCCCCTGAAGGCTTCCGGAATGAGGACTGTCCTCCTGTAGATGCAGACTGCAGCTCTGAG GAGGAGAGTAGCGAGCAGCTGCAGGCCTCCAGTGAGACAAGGGATGAGCAGGAGGAAGAAAAGGAGAAAGTGGAAGacaagaaggaggaggagcagattACAGagaaggacatccctgccag GTGA